TCACCTGCATCACCGAGGTGCCTgtgggatggggcatccatgtGAAGGAGGGACAGGGCACCCATGTCCCCAAGAGGAACAGTCCTGGGACTCTCCAAGAACATATCCAGCAGGAGGCAGAGTTTCCCCACGGGGCCACGCCACACCCAAACCACCGTGGCACCGGCCCTACCTGGCAAAGCACCCTCGGGCACGGAGCCCCTGAACACCTCCTGCGTGAACTGGGGCTTGTTGTCGTTCTGGTCTGTCACCGTCACTATGATCTCCATCGGCTCCTCCACGGGTTTGCCGTTCTCGGACACGGCGTGGGAGAAGAGCTGCGGGGCAGAGGGGTGAGCAGAGAGCTGGCACAGCGCCTGCCCCAGCGTCCCGTCCCCCAGCTGGCACCTACGTGGTATTTGTCCATGTGCTCCCGGTCCAGCGGCTGCGTCACCTTCATCCAGCCCGTCTCTTTCTCGATAGTGAAGATGCCCTCGGGGGGGGTGTCCGCCCCCTGCCCCGTAATGCTGTAGAAGATCTTCGCCTCCCGGTCCCGGTTGGATTTGATCTGGCAGGGTGCGCCGCAGCGCTCAGTGCTGGGGCTCGGCAGCCCCCCCATGGCACCGCACCCTGTCCTGGGTGCGGGACCCACGCCCGTGGCCTGCACCTCTGCAGCCCTCGGCGCACACATCCATGCCCAGCTCCAGATGCCTGCCCAGACGCAATGGTGATGGGCGCAGCTAGAACATCACCCTaccccagggcacccacccATGCCTCCGGGCCCCCTCCGTACCTGAACCAGCTTTTTGGGGAACGGGCCCCTCTCATTTTCAGGGACCTTGATGGGAGGGATCACCCAGTCCCTCTTCTGCCTCCTCAGAGCGCCGGGGACATCAGGGACCTCCTGGTGGGAAGgagagcagggtgagggagcaGCCACACGGGGAAGGTCTGGGGGATGAGGGTGTTTgcctggggggggctgcccgggaGCGTTACCTGCAGGGAGCGCCGGCTCCGCACGGGGACCGGCTGGCTGGTGGCGTCCTGGGGAGTCACAGGCAGCCACCCAGGGTGCCTCGGTGCCACCGCTCCTGCATGGGGCTCCTCATCCTCATACCGCATCGTGCCATCCCCAAAGGCTGCTGTGAGGGAGAAGGGTCAGGGTGGCCGGGGAGGGGACCCaacctgctgcccccaccccagccatGCTGGGGCTGGTCCCCAAGCCCCACGTGCCCCCTGCGTGGCCCTGGGAGCTCCCGGCCAGGCCAGCCCGGCTGAGCCCTGGGGATTAGGATCaggagggggaggcaggagtGGTTCCCGGCACTGGGGGCGGGCAGGAGCTTGGCTTTGGCTTTGTTTCGGAGATGACGGGGAAATTCCTGGGCACGCAGGGCCCTGCCCCGCGCCTCCCACCTCCGTGTGTCACCGCCtgcttctgccccccccccccccccccccgccccaggcTGGGACCCGCACTGCAGCAGGGCCCTGCACCCAAAGCCATGCTGCGCCCCCGCGCCATGCcgggcccagccccagcacccccagcagcaccgcAGGATTAGGGGATTAGCAGCGCTAAGCCTGCCCCGGCCACACTGGCCGAGAGGCTGCCGGGAGCAGGGCGCTAGATGGAAGCAGGGCGAGGAGAGCTGTGCCCCGCGGGCGTAGCAggtcctgggctgggggagcagatcCCCGGGGGGTCCCCTCAACCCCAcgctggggcagagctggtACCTGGAGGGAAGCCCTGGCAGCCCCTccagggcagccctggctggcgGTCGGGgatggtgctggggctggaatGGCTACAGCCACGCCACGAAGGCCACGGCCACGCCAGGGCACAAGGAGCCAGCCCttgctgtggggccgggggccaCAGCCCCGCTCCAGCACCAGGCTCCCCCCGCCATGCCCCCGGGGTTCCTCGGCACCCTGCCCGCCTCCGTGGGGCCTGGTGATGGAGCCGAGCCCGGGTGGGCTCCCGGCCACGGGCTCCCACGGAGGGGCTGCAGTCCCCCGGccggccccacagcccctgcccccggccccggcctggcaggagctgcccgcGGCGCTCGGCAGCCGGGCGGGCTGAGGTCAGGGCTGGCACGGCGAGAGCTCTCAGGGCGAGAGCTTTCAGCGCTCCGCAGCCATTAGGGGAGCGCTGCCTGCGGCCGCGGTTCCCGAGCAGCCCCGTTCCCCGGGGATGCCGACGAGTAAACACGGCGGGCAGCCCCGCCGGCACCGGGAGCCGGCACCGGGAGCCGGCCCCTGccgccccgccgtgcccccgagccccccgcccgtACCGGAGAAGGGGGCCCCGGGGCGCCCGGTCCCAGCGGCAGCCCGGCGCCTGGCACCGACCCGCGGGGTCCCGCCCTGCCCGGCGGCTCCCAGCCGCTCTCCGCCGACCGGAGGCGCCGGCATCAGCCGACGGGGCCCGAGCGGCACCgccacagccccccccggcccgcggAGGGGGGGCCACGACCATCCCACAGCCTGGAAGGGGGCAGCCCCGCGACGCCGGGGGCACGGCCAGCGAGCAAAGGAGCGAGCCCACGGCCcggtgggggggcgggggggagcgcagcagccccgcagcgctgccccagccccgcaccccgGGGGGCACCGGCCAGCTCCGCACCGCGGCTAGCGCCGGGCCCCCAAGGTGGGGGGGCGAGAGGGGAGAACCGGGCCGAGCACCGCAGCAAGGGGGGGGGCTCtccgccgcccccagcccggcccggaGCAACCCacctgcccccgccgccccggtgCCGCCCGGCGTGGCGGCGCCCCGAGCCCCagcctcccccgccgccccggtGATGCTCCCCGCGCCCCGACGGCGCCGCTTACCTGGCCCCGGGGGAGCGcacggccgggccggggcggcggcagTCGgtaggagcaggagcaggaggagcgggCAGAGCCCGGAGCGCGACCCCCGCATGGCCCCGCCGCTACCGAGCGCCGCGCCCCCGCCCGCTGCTCCGCGCGGCTCCAGGTGAGGCCGCGGCCGCGCAGGTACCGaccggccccccccgccccgccccgccccgccccgccccgccccgcccggtcccgccccgccccgcccggtcCCGCCCCgcacccgcccccccccccccgccgagcCGTCCCCGGTCCCCCCGTGCGCCCCTCCCGGTGCCTCCGTACCTCCCCGGCCCTCCCCGGGTCCTCCCCGGTTTCACCGCTGCCGTTCCCCCGGTACCCCCGGGCGGCCCCGCAGGCAGCACCCGGCACCTccgtgcgcccccccccgggctctcCTCGCGCACCCGGTTGGGACAGCGGCagccggtgcccggtgcccggcggTGGGAGGTGGAgagccgcggcccccccgctcCAGGGGGCTGAGAGGCGAGGCGCAGCACGGAGCCGCCGTCCCAacgggggctgcccgggggctgGGCACCCCCCGGGAACATGCACCCGCCTgcacggccccgcgccccgatcctccccaggcaggctgtggggccgggggtggcagtggggccgggggcggcagtggggccgggggctggcacCCCCTGCGCTGGCACCCACGTGGGCGTTGCCGGAAACTTTGCCAGGGTCACAGTCCAAGGGCAGGGACCTGGCCCTGTTCAGCGCTCGAAGCACCCGGAGTGGCTGGAGCCATGTCACCCtgcgccctcctcctcctcctcctcctgcaggtaGGGCgctctgggggctgggggctgctgcgcATCGGCGAGGGGCCacgaggaggggagaggaaacccacacagcacagccctgctgccctcccgCTGCTCTCCATCCCTCAGGACgcggtgctcagcacccaggcGGACGTTGTGGCCTTCCCCGAGTCCGGCCCCGGCCTCCGAAGGCAGAAGAGGGACTGGGTCATCCCCCCCATCAACTGCCTCGAGAACCACCGGGGGCCCTTCCCCATGAGGCTGGTGCAGGTACGCAGCCCCACGGTGCGGGGACGAGGGCTGAGCCAGCACCATGCCCTGCGGCCGGGCTGAGCAGCCGCGGGGGGGACGCGGGTACCTCTGCGGAGCGCCAGGCCCCCTCTAACAGCCCCCCGCCTCGCCGCCAGATCAAATCCAACAAGGACAAGGAGACCAAGGTTTTCTACAGCATCACGGGGCAGGGGGTGGACAGCCCCCCATGGGCGTCTTCACCATCGAGCGTGAGACGGGGTGGCTGGAGGTGACGCAGCCGCTGGACCGCGAGGAGATTGGGAAATACGTCGTGAGTGGGGGGCCAGGGcggggggggacctgggggggtcccaagggggcCGTGCCACTGACGGTGCCCTCGCAGCTCTTCTCCCACGCCGTGTCGGCCAACGGGCAGCCCGTGGAGGACCCCATGGAGATCATCATCACGGTGACAGACCAGAACGACAACAAGCCCGTCTTCACCAAGCAGGTCTTCGTCGGCTACGTCGAGGAGAACGCGAAGCCGGgtgcgcggggctgggggcaggggggctgcagagccccgggccggagctgcgcCGGGCCGACGGCAGCACCCGCGGGGCTCGTCCCGTGAGTGACGTCTCCCCGGCTCGTCCCCGTGCCAGGCACCTCCGTGATGACCGTGAACGCCACGGACGCGGACGACGCGGTGAACGTGGACAACGGCATCATCAGCTACTCCATCGTCAGCCAGGAGCCGCCGCGCCCACACCACCAGATGTTCACCATCGACCCCCAGAAGGGCGTCATCAGCGTCCTCGGCACGGGGCTGGACCAGGAGGTGGGCGCCTGGTGGGCGCCGCGTCCCGGCACCCGCGCCCCGCGGTGGGACCagctgcggggagcggggcgcctCTGACCGCGGTGCGCTCTGCTTGCAGGCCACCCCCAACTACACGCTGATCGTCCAGGCCACGGaccaggagggcagggggctgtcCACCACCGCCACGGCCGTCATCGAGGTCACGGATGCCAACGACAACATTCCCGTCTTCGACCCCACCATGGTACCCGTCTCCCGCACCCGAGCCGGCTCCCGCGAGTCGCTTCCCCCACTCCCCCGGCCCCCACATGAGGTGACCGCCCCTGTGCCCCCTCTCACAGTACGAGGGGACGGTGGACGAGAACGaggtggggctggaggtggccaGGCTGCACGTGACGGACCTGGACATGCCGGGCTCCCCGGCCTGGCAAGCCGTCTACCGCATCAAGAGCGGAGACCAGGACGGCGCCTTCAGCATCACCACCGACCCCAACACCAACGACGGCATCCTGAGAACCGCCAAGGTGGGTCGtggcgctgcggggctgccccgtgcaCGCCGCGTCCCCGCCGGCACTGGTTCCAGCCCAGCTCTTCTCTGCCGACCTCCAGGGCCTGGACTACGAGACCAGGAGCCGCTACGACCTCGTGGTGACGGTGGAGAACAAAGTCCCCCTCTCCGTGTCCCTCGGGCTCTCCTCGGCCAGCGTCCTGGTGCTCGTCAGGGATGTGAACGAGCCCCCCGTCTTCGTGCCCCCTGTCAAGAGGGTGGAGGTGTCGGAGGACCTGCCGGTGGGGCACGAGGTCACATCCTACACAGCCCAGGACCCCGACAAGGATCAGAGGAACAAGATCACGTGAGtgggggtggcggcgggggcgcgAGGGCTGCGTGCCCCTTCCCACCTGGCCGCACGGGCCAGGGTGGGCACGGAGCCCCCCCGCTGACCCTCGCTTGCCCAGGTACCGCATGGGCAGCGACCCCGCGGGGTGGCTGGCCATCCACCCCGAGAACGGCATCGTCACGGCCGTCCAGCCGCTGGACCGGGAGTCGGTGCACGCCATCAACAGCACCTACAAGGCCATCGTCCTGGCCGTGGACAACGGTGAGGATGCGCCGCGCTGCAGGGagccgggggccgcggggcggccgcgcagggcacggggacgggtTCCGGGCACCTCGCTAacagccagctctgcaggggTGCCGGACGCAACTGGCACGGggacgctgctgctgctcctccaggaTGTGAACGACAACGGGCCCACGCCGGAGCCCCGGATCTTCGACATCTGCAGCCGGCAGCCTGAGGAGCAGACGCTCACCATCGTCGACAAGGACCTGCCCCCAAACACGTACCCCTTCGAGGCAGCGCTGGAGCACGGCTCCAGCACCAACTGGACCGTCAAGGTGTCCGGCCAAGGTAGGTGCCGTGGGGTCCGTCCCAGCCACCCGCCTGTGGCGCAGGGCAGTGGGGGGACACTGAGCAAGGGCCACATCCTAGCCGGATCTCTCTGAGCCACCCTGCATGCCACTGGCACTGGAGCTCCTACCGGTCCCCGTGATGGGGTACTGCCACGTGGCAAAGCCCTGCGGGTGCTGAGGGTGTCCCCAAATGTGGGAGCTGGGACCCACCTTGACCCCAAGCCCTCTCTCTCCCGCACAAGACTCGCTGGTCCTGAAactgcagaaggagctggagcCGGGGGAGTACAGCATCTTCCTGAGGCTGACGGACAGCCAGGGCAAGGCGCAGGTGACACAAGTCAAAGCCCAGGTGTGCGAGTGCGAAGGGGCAGCCGAAAACTGCCAGCAGAGAGCGTTCACTGCCACGGCCATCGTCGAGATCAGGGATGCCATCGACAACATTCCCGTCTTCAGCTTCACCATGGTACCTGTCTCCCCTACTCGAGCCCGCTCCGGGGAGTccatttcccctctccccctcgccccccacGTCGAGGTGaccgtccctgtccccccctcACCTGGGTGATCTCCATGgccgcagcagggctggaggtgcaGATGAGCCTTGTCCTGGGCacggccccccctgccccatgcgCTCAGCCTCTGCGCTCCCCGTAGCTTTCACCGCCCGCTCGGGCACCGTGGTGCAAAGCAGCCTCTCGCTGCAGGTGGTCCCCTAAGAGCCCCTGAAGGTGCAGGCTGCTCACAGGGACGGACACGGGCTGCAGGCCACCGCCACCCCTGTTATCGGCACGCAGAGGAGGCGCCGGGCCCTCCCAGTGGTGCAGGAGGGGAGCCGGGCTCCGTCCCGCGGGCGGCTGCCCCCCGGGAGGCAGGCAGGTCAGACGAGCACGGCTTGCCCGCGGTGATCCTGCTGACTGCTCCTCGCAGCCTCCACGTGCCTGGCCCCGCTCACGCGCTCTGGGCTCTTGGCAGGGGGAGGCTGGGCCGGCGGCAGCTCCACTGTGGCTCAACCAGTCCCGGTTGCCAAAAAGATCCCCAAAATCCAGCCGGACTTGGGTCTgccagcccccggggctgcggtgCCGCCAGAGCACGGGTGCCGTCGGGGCACCGGGGTGTGCCGCCTGCACGGCCGGCCCAGCCGGGGAGGAGCGTGCTGGGGTAgcggcgcccggccccggcagctCCCTGGGGAAGGTGTCCGGGGCAGGGGATGGCAGCCTGCGGGCTGGCACCGGGTACGGGGACCTGGCAGAGCAGGATGGAGGAGACGCAGGTAAGCCACCGGGAGCCCTCGCTTGCTGTTGGGCCTCCCGAAGGTCTGGGAAGCCAAAGCCCGCAGACGGCCCTGGGCTAGGGGCAGGCACTTGGGGCAGCCCCAGAGGAGCAGCTGCGGCAGCTCTGGGGGTCTCACCCCACCCAGCACGGCCAGGGGCAGCGCCCCGACCCcgtgctggctgcctgccccaggcagcgcCGGAGCACTTGCAGGGTTAACGTCTGCCGCACGTGATGTGGTGACACCGCGATCGGTGCAGGCCGGGAAGGCGACAGGGACGTGGCCGCTTCCTCCCTGGGGGCCAGGCCAGCCCGCGCGGTGGCCCCTCGGTGCACACCGACACGGGGCTGAACGGGGAAGCccggcagccccaggcaggcagccctCCTTCCAGGCAGAAAGGCGGGCAGGGCGCCCACGCCGTGcgcagcagcggggccctggGCACGCAGGCAGCCCTTGGGAGCGTCGGGGTGCACCCCTGGGACCTGGCAGCTGGCCCCATGGCACGGGCAGGCACTGCCCCCCCGGgttcccctcagccccccgctATCCGTGCCAAATAATTACTCCTCGGGGTGGAGCGCTGGGAGGCGCAGCGTGGTGGtgggggggcagtggggcagTGCTGCCGGGGAGCACCCCAGCCCTTGTCACTCCCCTGCTGCAGGTTGGAGGCACGGAGAGGCCGCGCGGCTCCCTGACCACCCACGTGCTGAACACGGCCACGGggctgcccgccgcccgcctcgcCCTCCGcctggcccagctgcaggagccgggGGCGCAGTGGAGGGAGCTGGCGCAGAGGTAGGAgagcaggcggcggcagagggtgctggcaccacccagccccgtccctgtcacccccccgagacccccagcTGACAGAGCTACGGGGGGGAGGCTTTTAGGGCCAGCCGACTTGTGCCTCCTTCTGCTTTCAGGTGGACAGACGAGGACGGGCGCTgcctgcccctcctgcccccgggGCAGGCTAAGGCTGGCACCTACAAGCTGCGCTTCGAGACGGGGGAGTACTGGCAGAGCCTGGGGCACACCAGCTTCTACCCCTTCGTGGAGGTACCTGGCCGAAGGGCGGAGCGCGGGGCTCCTGGTGGCCCTGGGAGCCAGCCCTGGTCACAGCCGGagctgcaggggggctggaggCGGTGTCTGTGCTTGCAGGAGctctctccccccagccctctcctgctcagagggcCCCCAGATGATAGGGAGAGGGACAGGGGCAGGTTGTGGCTGGGGCTttctccccctcaccccctttCTGCTCTCCCCTAGGTCGTCTTCACTATCACCGACCCAGCCCAGAAGCTGCACATCCCGCTGCTGATCAGCCCCTACTCCTACACAACGTACCGGGGCAGCTAGGGCAAGGCCCATCCTCCCCGCAGGGCCGCCGCTCGCTGGGGGGGAACCACACGACTGACACCATTAAAGGATTCAAACAGCACCCTTagtctcaaagaaaaaaaaaaatcaccttcctTGGGGTGGGATGCTGGTGGCGTGAGGCaggcccagccctgctccctgccccaggagcGCCCGAGCACAGccagcacccgtgggtgctgccTGGGGTCAGGTGGGCACCGCCACGAGTCCCGCGGGGCCCTGCCCCAACGTCTGGCCCAGCACCGGGCTCTCCAGGGGCTTGAAGCCCAGGTTGTCCAGCGGGATCCCAAAAGCCGTCAGCTTCGCCTCCAGCGTCTGCAGCATGTCGTTGTGCGCCTGGAAGAGAAATGCTCCACGTTCTGCTCCGCCAGCCCgaagcccagcccagcccctcctTGCCTGGGCACAgggtccccgcagccccccgcaggGTGGGGACCCCCGAACCGGCCTCGATTTGCAGGGGAAAGTCAGGGAACAGGGGAGCAACGCAGCCTGGGCCAGCGCTCCGGGGCATGAAGCAGCTCAGCTGGCCCGCTGCGAGTTCCCTTCCCTCGGCGCGAGGCCGGCCCCAGGGCTCACACCGCATGCCCCGACCCCTTCCTCACCTTGCAGACTCGGGCCAGCTGGAACTGCAGGTCCTCGATGGCGGTGTTCTTGGACTTGAGCACGTCCTGCAAGGGGAGGCGGCGCGTTAGGGCTTTGGCTGCCTGGCACCGAGGGCGCATCGACCTGGGGCCGTGCCGCAGGCCGGAGCACGCAGCACAGCGCACGGAGCAGCGGCTGCCGGGCTGGCACCGGGACACGGCTGAAGCAGAGCAGCTCGCGGCACAGCCGGGCAGGCGGCCACCGCCCCGTCCCCGTGGGGCcggcgctgccagccccggggcagagGCAAGGCCCAGGGACCTGCCAGAGCGAGAGCACGAATGCCAGCTCAGCCCCGCCACCAGCAtcacctgccctgctgccagcgggGGCGGACGGCAGCACCCGCTCCCGCAGCACCTCCCCGCCGTCACGGCACCAAGGGAATTACAGGGAGAGCCTCCCCAAGAAGGCGCCGGTGGCTGGAGGCAGCTGAGCAAAGGAATTCAGGGACCCCAGCAGCTGCGGGAGACAGCGGCGCCTTGACGCCTTCCCAGGAATGTTTCCCAACGTGCTGCTGTGGCACCTGCCGGTAGGTGACACATCTGCTGGCCTGTCGTACCGACCGGGAGCCCGGGGCCGCTGCCGTGCTCATCCCCAAGGTGCCCTGGCAAGGGGGAGTCCACGAGCACCGCTGCCGCCCAGCACAGAGGGGCCCTGGATGGGGCAGGTGGCACGGTGCGAGCAGGAGGGCGCCAGAGAAGCAGTGGCCGAGCTGGGGAGGGAACCTGCGTCCCGTCTCCAGCCAGCCTGAAACAAATGCTGCTTCTCCAGTTACTGCTGCTGCACGCTCCAGGAATGTGGGTCTCCGAGCCGCCGCACCGTGCTGAGGCTTTCTGCCTAGGTATTTTTAGCACGCCAGGCATTGCAGAGCCTCTGGGATCCAGCCTGCGCTGCCTCCGCGGCCAGAGAGGCCGGGAGAGGAGCATGGGCAAGGTTCACCAGCGGTGGCTCCCCGCAATCGGAGCGCCCCGGGTCGCTCACAGGCCCCGCTCGCGGCCTGCTGCTCAGCGGTGCGCTCGGGAGCCACCTGCCAGCACAGAAACCTGGTGAGCACTGCCCTGCCCGGGGCCATCCTCCTTCAAACAGACTCCACCTGAGGGAGAGATCAGCGCCAAACGCCTACGCCCACACGCCTCGCTCTCGAGGGAGAGCCGGAGTGCCCTGCGGCACCGCGCACAGCCCTGGGAGTGCCGGGAACGACTGACACGACAGTTACAGGCCCTTCACACGGGGCATTCAGCACCCGAGCAGGCCGAGGTGCTTGTCGCAGcgtcccagggctggggactggCCACCTGGGCAGATACCCGTGGTGCAGGGAGGATGGGGACTCCGTTTCCTGCCACACGGCCTGGGTCTGCCCTGGCACTGCCCAGAACGAAGCACCTGGCCACGCTCACGCACTCCAAGGTCTGCCCCAGAGCAGGCTCTGCCCCTCaagagccagccctgctgggagaaCTGCTTCCGCAGGGCCCTGCGGCAGCACACGGTACCTCCAGCTTGTGCGAGACCAAGGAGAGGGCGCCCGGGTCGAGGTTGGAGGCTGCAAAGACCTCGCTGAGCTCCACCTCCTTCTTCTCCAGGATGTCGAGGAGTCCCTTCAGCTTGCGCTCCAGGAGCAGGTTCTTGAAGCCCGTTTTCTGCTGCACCTCGTTAATGGCTTTGGTGAACTTCTGGTAGAGCTCATCTCGCTCCGCCTGCACCTGCTCCGAAAACACGGCACGGCTTCACGccgcccccgggacccccctcgCTGGCAGCcgcccagggctgggagcaaACAGGCCCTGCcgctcagccctgcctgctccagcGAGAGCCGGGCCGGTCCCCACGGCACCTGCACCCCGCGGGGAACGCAGGTGCCGGAGCGCAGCTTCCCCCCCTCCTGCTGCGCTGGCACCTCCTCggcacctgcagctctgctgcccccGTCCCCCGGCATGGGacgcccccagcagcaggaaccCCGTCCACCAGCACCCGCCCCGGTACAGCCCCTGCTGTTCAAACCCCGGTGTAGCCCAGGTACCTC
The Anser cygnoides isolate HZ-2024a breed goose chromosome 12, Taihu_goose_T2T_genome, whole genome shotgun sequence genome window above contains:
- the LOC106046591 gene encoding LOW QUALITY PROTEIN: cadherin-1-like (The sequence of the model RefSeq protein was modified relative to this genomic sequence to represent the inferred CDS: inserted 1 base in 1 codon); the protein is MSPCALLLLLLLQDAVLSTQADVVAFPESGPGLRRQKRDWVIPPINCLENHRGPFPMRLVQIKSNKDKETKVFYSITGQGVDSPPXGVFTIERETGWLEVTQPLDREEIGKYVLFSHAVSANGQPVEDPMEIIITVTDQNDNKPVFTKQVFVGYVEENAKPGTSVMTVNATDADDAVNVDNGIISYSIVSQEPPRPHHQMFTIDPQKGVISVLGTGLDQEATPNYTLIVQATDQEGRGLSTTATAVIEVTDANDNIPVFDPTMYEGTVDENEVGLEVARLHVTDLDMPGSPAWQAVYRIKSGDQDGAFSITTDPNTNDGILRTAKGLDYETRSRYDLVVTVENKVPLSVSLGLSSASVLVLVRDVNEPPVFVPPVKRVEVSEDLPVGHEVTSYTAQDPDKDQRNKITYRMGSDPAGWLAIHPENGIVTAVQPLDRESVHAINSTYKAIVLAVDNGVPDATGTGTLLLLLQDVNDNGPTPEPRIFDICSRQPEEQTLTIVDKDLPPNTYPFEAALEHGSSTNWTVKVSGQDSLVLKLQKELEPGEYSIFLRLTDSQGKAQVTQVKAQVCECEGAAENCQQRAFTATAIVEIRDAIDNIPVFSFTMVGGTERPRGSLTTHVLNTATGLPAARLALRLAQLQEPGAQWRELAQRWTDEDGRCLPLLPPGQAKAGTYKLRFETGEYWQSLGHTSFYPFVEVVFTITDPAQKLHIPLLISPYSYTTYRGS